A section of the Leptospira kobayashii genome encodes:
- a CDS encoding class I SAM-dependent methyltransferase yields the protein MKQEEKIFRHINKNGYGIEVGPSHNPLAPKKKGYKVHVIDHLNKEQLIKKYEHHGVNLDNIEEVDFVWQGEDFSELTGKTKYYDWIIASHLIEHTPDFIGFLNNCDKVLKDDGVISLVVPDKRYCFDHFRPVTGLSKIIDSHSQKNKIHTPGTVAEYFLNVVAKNKQIAWSTYNSGDYNLIHSLEEAQDGMHAVINNKTYIDMHSWCFVPHSFRLIIHDLFSLGLIPLQEVDFFPTVGSEFYITLSRSGKGINKSRLEMLSIIESEIKEEASFFTKNKNFAKHLIGKYLLAPLRR from the coding sequence ATGAAACAAGAAGAGAAAATTTTTCGACACATAAACAAAAATGGCTATGGTATTGAAGTCGGTCCAAGCCACAACCCCCTCGCTCCCAAAAAGAAGGGCTATAAAGTACATGTTATTGATCATTTGAATAAAGAGCAGTTGATAAAAAAATATGAACACCACGGCGTAAATCTCGATAACATCGAAGAAGTGGATTTTGTATGGCAAGGAGAAGACTTCTCAGAACTAACGGGTAAAACCAAATATTATGATTGGATTATTGCCTCTCACCTAATCGAACATACTCCAGATTTCATTGGTTTTCTTAATAATTGCGATAAAGTCTTAAAAGACGATGGAGTCATTTCCCTCGTCGTTCCAGACAAGAGGTACTGTTTTGACCATTTTAGACCCGTTACAGGGTTATCAAAAATCATAGATAGCCATTCTCAAAAAAACAAAATACATACTCCTGGTACAGTGGCTGAGTATTTTCTTAATGTTGTAGCAAAAAACAAACAGATAGCTTGGTCCACTTATAATAGTGGGGACTATAATCTTATCCATTCATTAGAAGAAGCACAAGATGGTATGCATGCGGTAATTAATAACAAGACTTATATCGATATGCATTCTTGGTGCTTTGTCCCTCACTCGTTCAGATTGATCATCCACGATCTTTTTTCATTAGGGTTAATCCCTCTTCAAGAAGTAGATTTTTTCCCAACTGTGGGTTCTGAATTTTACATAACATTAAGCCGAAGTGGCAAAGGAATCAACAAATCTAGATTGGAGATGCTATCCATAATAGAATCGGAAATAAAAGAGGAAGCTTCATTTTTCACCAAAAATAAAAACTTCGCGAAACACCTGATTGGAAAATATTTATTAGCACCACTCCGACGTTGA
- a CDS encoding MORN repeat-containing protein gives MRFLNRLAKKQILIYSSSAFLLILLFSFFTINYINAPKCVYGNCKTGFGSLEFKTGAVYSGNFKDARFEGYGILKLPTGEHYEGFWQNDLRHGKGKFFYADGSVYDGEFRNHNKNGKGSFTWSDQTNLKVTFLNGEPEGEGTLTLPNQVKLKGIYHKGLVAEGQGIYIYDDGSRYIGGWHNGKREGVGTLINKKGIVIAAGQWKNNAPEILKKR, from the coding sequence ATGCGATTTTTAAATAGACTTGCTAAAAAACAAATTCTGATATATTCATCTTCAGCATTTTTACTTATACTCCTTTTTTCCTTTTTTACCATCAATTATATAAATGCTCCCAAATGTGTTTATGGAAATTGCAAAACCGGATTCGGTTCTTTGGAATTCAAAACGGGAGCCGTTTATTCAGGCAATTTTAAAGACGCAAGATTTGAAGGTTACGGGATTCTCAAACTTCCTACTGGAGAACATTATGAAGGTTTTTGGCAAAATGATCTACGACATGGAAAAGGAAAATTTTTCTACGCAGACGGATCTGTCTATGATGGTGAGTTTCGCAATCATAACAAGAACGGCAAAGGCAGTTTTACTTGGTCCGATCAAACCAATTTGAAAGTAACTTTCTTAAATGGAGAACCAGAAGGTGAAGGAACACTCACTCTACCAAATCAGGTCAAGTTGAAAGGCATTTACCACAAAGGTTTGGTTGCTGAAGGTCAAGGGATTTATATCTACGATGACGGCTCTCGTTATATTGGCGGGTGGCATAATGGAAAACGGGAAGGAGTCGGGACGTTGATTAATAAAAAAGGCATCGTCATCGCGGCAGGTCAATGGAAAAACAATGCACCAGAGATATTGAAGAAGAGGTAG
- a CDS encoding tetratricopeptide repeat protein translates to MFAKVAVFFFLILAFCFCFRKEEQKAEDGKQLMRLLDENKFDEAIDFSLKLSKKYPKDSGYIATTSAIYHGLGNDEKAREYILQAIEIEPNSGSNHANLGFIYYKKKDFKRALPPLSKGLELGGYSDPCKLTYAIGACSYELNDLENAAGTLLAFIQKCNEIKGNEIYLTDAKEILLDIDKKIKKRK, encoded by the coding sequence ATGTTTGCAAAAGTAGCAGTATTCTTCTTCCTAATTTTAGCTTTTTGTTTTTGTTTTCGTAAAGAAGAACAAAAAGCTGAAGATGGAAAACAATTAATGAGATTGCTTGATGAAAACAAATTTGATGAAGCAATTGATTTCAGTTTGAAACTTTCAAAAAAGTATCCAAAAGACAGCGGATACATTGCAACTACGTCCGCAATATATCATGGCTTAGGAAATGATGAAAAAGCAAGAGAGTATATTCTTCAAGCAATAGAAATTGAACCTAATTCTGGATCGAATCATGCTAATTTAGGATTTATTTATTATAAGAAGAAGGATTTCAAACGTGCATTACCACCTTTAAGCAAAGGATTGGAACTCGGAGGATATTCAGATCCATGTAAATTAACATATGCTATTGGAGCTTGCTCGTATGAACTTAATGACTTGGAAAATGCAGCAGGAACGCTATTGGCATTTATACAAAAATGCAATGAAATAAAAGGAAATGAAATTTACCTAACTGATGCGAAAGAAATTCTACTTGATATTGATAAGAAAATAAAAAAACGGAAATAA